A single window of Candidatus Flexicrinis affinis DNA harbors:
- a CDS encoding molybdenum cofactor guanylyltransferase gives MASVTIAVLCGGQARRMGFDKGLAALHGTPMIQHVLDRILPLGYPVLLVSNDTTAYGVFGVPVVGDVLSQRGSLVGVHSALTHSQTPHTLCLACDMPLVNPALLGYLVGLTNTAELVIPRVGGYLEPLHAVYSRRCLPVIESMIKRGSMRIGALAEQVASRVVHEDELRQYDPELRSFANANTPAELDAIAQELARGPQQ, from the coding sequence GTGGCTTCGGTGACGATAGCGGTCTTGTGCGGCGGGCAGGCGCGGCGGATGGGCTTCGACAAGGGGTTGGCTGCGCTGCACGGCACGCCCATGATCCAGCATGTGTTGGACCGGATCCTGCCGTTGGGATACCCCGTCCTACTCGTCAGCAATGATACGACGGCCTACGGCGTGTTCGGCGTACCGGTCGTCGGCGATGTGTTGAGCCAGCGCGGGTCGCTGGTCGGCGTACACAGCGCGCTGACTCACAGCCAGACGCCGCACACGCTGTGCCTCGCGTGTGACATGCCGTTGGTGAACCCGGCGCTGCTCGGCTATCTGGTTGGCTTGACGAATACGGCCGAGCTCGTCATTCCACGGGTTGGGGGCTACCTCGAACCGCTGCACGCCGTGTACAGCCGACGCTGCCTGCCTGTGATCGAGTCGATGATCAAGCGCGGATCGATGCGAATCGGCGCTCTGGCGGAGCAGGTCGCGTCTCGTGTCGTCCATGAGGACGAATTGCGCCAATACGACCCCGAACTGCGATCGTTCGCCAACGCCAACACGCCTGCTGAACTTGATGCTATCGCACAGGAACTGGCGCGTGGTCCTCAACAATGA
- a CDS encoding alcohol dehydrogenase catalytic domain-containing protein: MMIHKTMRAGFVKAPYQIEVREVETPTVKEDWALIKVEACGLCGTDMHFARTEARAWQSFGHEVAGIVAAAGPGVHNVKEGDRVVLESGSFDPFSDLSRDGRVDLDNSAPNIFVHEKTGTMGFADYVLAHKQSLVSYDGLSPEVACLSEPLGVAIDMVYAADIRLGHEVMLVGLGAIGLMAIPVARMHGAARLYAVNRSGGRRAEVALQAGAHEVLLTGDTPFDALQFRKGGVDRALVTADPKLLPAVMQHMRYGGVISFIGINWPDGDITFNANDFHFKKLQLRASHAAPALYFPTALQLLRDRHVDGELFISHVLPLDQLGEAVRLMRDERDTVLKVVVKP, from the coding sequence ATGATGATTCACAAGACGATGCGGGCCGGATTCGTCAAAGCCCCATATCAGATCGAAGTCCGCGAGGTTGAGACGCCCACCGTGAAGGAGGACTGGGCGCTCATCAAGGTCGAGGCGTGCGGGCTGTGCGGCACCGATATGCACTTCGCCCGCACCGAAGCCAGAGCATGGCAGTCGTTCGGCCATGAGGTCGCGGGGATCGTCGCCGCGGCCGGACCGGGCGTGCACAACGTCAAGGAAGGCGATCGCGTCGTTCTCGAAAGCGGATCGTTCGACCCGTTCAGCGACCTGAGCCGCGACGGGCGCGTCGACCTCGACAACAGCGCGCCGAACATCTTCGTTCACGAGAAGACTGGCACGATGGGCTTTGCCGACTATGTACTGGCCCATAAACAGTCGCTCGTGAGCTATGACGGGCTATCGCCGGAGGTGGCCTGCCTGAGCGAACCGCTCGGTGTCGCGATCGATATGGTCTACGCGGCAGACATCCGGCTCGGCCATGAGGTGATGCTGGTTGGTCTAGGCGCTATCGGGCTGATGGCGATTCCCGTGGCGCGGATGCATGGCGCGGCGCGCCTGTATGCCGTGAATCGCTCGGGCGGACGGCGCGCCGAAGTCGCGCTGCAAGCCGGCGCACACGAGGTGCTGCTCACCGGGGATACGCCGTTTGACGCGCTGCAATTTCGCAAAGGCGGCGTCGACCGCGCGTTGGTGACCGCCGACCCGAAGCTGCTGCCAGCGGTGATGCAACACATGCGCTACGGCGGAGTCATCAGCTTCATCGGGATTAACTGGCCCGACGGCGACATCACGTTCAACGCCAACGACTTTCATTTTAAGAAGCTGCAACTGCGCGCTTCCCACGCCGCGCCAGCGCTGTACTTCCCGACCGCGCTGCAACTCCTGCGCGATCGGCACGTCGACGGCGAGCTGTTCATCTCGCATGTGCTGCCGCTTGACCAACTCGGCGAAGCGGTTCGGTTGATGCGCGACGAACGCGACACCGTCCTCAAGGTCGTCGTCAAGCCGTGA